The following are encoded in a window of Spea bombifrons isolate aSpeBom1 chromosome 2, aSpeBom1.2.pri, whole genome shotgun sequence genomic DNA:
- the LOC128475003 gene encoding probable G-protein coupled receptor 34: MGPSSAPYSHLSAHTNFLMDNFTAVTEFFSTGTSNISECSADERSLDVALAVLYGIVFIIGLTGNVLALYVFLCIHSKRNSIQVYLLNTAIADLLMIFCLPFRIAYHLLRKWNLGVVFCKVIGNLFYMNMYMSIVLLGLISIDRYVKVKKSLRRHKAPNRKCSIRICCCLWAVATVAVIFLIVNQSTKENTNGNLCFYYTDKKDVVWQAAFNYLVVLIFWLVFLSLILSYVKIAKNLFRISRERSHLPSAGKYIGTAQKSFFVLFIFTVCFVPYHTFRIFYIASQLQNTSCYWTDVIHKTNEIMLVLSALNSCLDPIMYFLLSRSIRKTVFQLICRVRGDSGRSESNTSDMHQGHTLNENVCVPTPSTHSHSTIGSKLSKNKGFG; this comes from the coding sequence ATGGGTCCCTCCTCTGCTCCTTATTCCCATTTGTCTGCACACACAAACTTTCTAATGGATAATTTTACCGCCGTTACAGAATTCTTCAGTACAGGTACATCTAACATCTCAGAATGCTCAGCAGATGAGAGATCATTAGATGTGGCCTTAGCAGTATTATATGGAATTGTTTTTATCATTGGGCTGACGGGTAACGTTTTAGCCTTGTATGTTTTCCTGTGCATCCACAGCAAAAGAAATTCCATCCAAGTGTACCTCCTCAACACAGCCATAGCAGATCTGTTAATGATTTTCTGCCTTCCCTTTCGGATAGCGTATCATCTTTTACGCAAGTGGAATTTGGGTGTTGTTTTCTGCAAAGTCATCGGTAACTTGTTTTACATGAACATGTACATGAGCATCGTCCTTCTGGGCCTAATAAGCATAGATCGTTATGTTAAAGTTAAAAAGTCCCTGCGGCGCCACAAAGCGCCCAACAGAAAATGCAGCATTCGGATTTGCTGCTGTTTGTGGGCCGTAGCAACCGTTGCcgtcatttttctcattgttAATCAGTCAACGAAAGAAAACACAAACGGGAACCTGTGCTTCTACTACACGGACAAAAAGGATGTAGTTTGGCAAGCAGCATTCAACTACCTAGTTGTGCTGATCTTCTGGCTTGTTTTCCTTTCACTGATTTTGTCTTATGTGAAAATTGCAAAGAACCTTTTCAGAATATCCAGGGAAAGATCTCATCTCCCAAGTGCTGGAAAATATATTGGCACGGCGCAGAAATCCTTCTTTGTGCTTTTCATCTTCACTGTATGCTTTGTGCCTTACCATACGTTTAGAATTTTCTATATCGCGTCTCAGCTGCAGAATACTTCCTGCTATTGGACCGACGTCATTCACAAAACCAATGAGATAATGCTGGTCTTGTCTGCTCTGAACAGTTGTCTAGATCCAATCATGTATTTCCTACTCTCTCGAAGCATCCGGAAAACTGTATTTCAGCTGATCTGCAGAGTTAGAGGAGACTCCGGGAGGAGCGAGAGCAATACTTCGGATATGCATCAGGGACATACTTTGAATGAAAATGTTTGTGTGCCAACTCCCAGCACTCACTCCCACAGCACAATTGGTTCCAAGCTTAGCAAAAACAAGGGTTTTGGATAA